The sequence GCTGCAATTATCTCTGTTCGCAGAGCGTTTCCTCGCTCCCGACCAAACGGTCGGTCGAACCGAGACAAAAAAATTTAAGCAATCAAAATTGACTGTTCAGTCAAAACTCTCTTTGATCTTATTCTATTCCATCTTGCGAAATCCTTCTACCCCCAAAGTGATATTTCCGGCGGGAAATTTTCGCTAATTCCGAAAGTTTTTGCAGTACTAGGTTTATAGACTTCCAATGCTGGCAAATCTGGTGAACAGGAAATCAAAAATTCGAATGTTGAACGGAGGTCACAATCATGATGAACAGGAATCGCACGATGATCGCAATGGTGATGAGTCTCATTTTCTACTTCACAATGATGATCAGCCCGGTAGCTGCCGGATATGAACCGCCGGTTTTCGCGGTGGCGACCGATAAGGATGGACAGACGGTGGTCTACGGCCCGCCGATCCCGAAACTTCCGCCGCTCGCTTCCCGCTCCGGCTCGAACATGTTGAAAGATGTGCTCACCTTGACCCCGAAGACGCTGGCCTATACGGTCAAGTCAGGAGATTCGCTGTATGAGATCGCCAGAGTGTTCGGCACCTCGACCAAAGAGCTGTCCAGTTTGAATGATATTGAGAATCCGAATCTTCTGTCGGTTGGCCAGGAGCTGCAAGTTCCGAACGTAGCCAACGAAGCGATCGCGACCGACTATACGATCAAGCAAGTGCTCAACGCCGACCTGACCGCCTACACGGCCGGACCGGAGT comes from Tumebacillus sp. BK434 and encodes:
- a CDS encoding 3D domain-containing protein, which encodes MMNRNRTMIAMVMSLIFYFTMMISPVAAGYEPPVFAVATDKDGQTVVYGPPIPKLPPLASRSGSNMLKDVLTLTPKTLAYTVKSGDSLYEIARVFGTSTKELSSLNDIENPNLLSVGQELQVPNVANEAIATDYTIKQVLNADLTAYTAGPESTGKAPGHPAYGITASGKYVKDQHTIATDPSVIPLGTKVYIEGIGIRTAEDTGGAIIGNRIDVYMSDLSAAIQFGVKRNIKVYILEDTEAASA